Proteins encoded within one genomic window of Candidatus Brevundimonas colombiensis:
- a CDS encoding glutathione S-transferase N-terminal domain-containing protein, which yields MTDLSVFPITRRWPAQHPDRIQLYSLPTPNGVKVSIMLEEIGLAYEPHLIDIMANETWGPEFLSLNPNGKIPAIIDPDGPGGQPLALFESGAILIYLAEKSGKLLSADPATRYETIQWLMFQMGAVGPMFGQLGFFHRFAGREYEDKRPRDRYVAESRRLLGVLETRLANEGGAPRDWIVGDYSIADIATLGWVRNLIGFYEAGDIVGFKDFPHVAAWLERGLARPAVKRGLEIPSRT from the coding sequence ATGACCGACCTGTCCGTCTTTCCGATCACCCGGCGCTGGCCCGCCCAGCATCCCGACCGCATCCAGCTCTATTCGCTGCCGACGCCCAACGGGGTGAAGGTCTCCATCATGCTGGAAGAGATCGGCCTGGCCTATGAGCCGCACCTGATCGACATCATGGCCAATGAAACCTGGGGACCGGAGTTTCTGTCGCTGAACCCCAATGGCAAGATCCCCGCCATCATCGACCCCGATGGTCCCGGCGGCCAGCCGCTGGCCCTGTTCGAATCCGGCGCCATCCTGATCTATCTGGCTGAGAAGAGCGGCAAACTGCTCTCGGCCGATCCCGCGACCCGCTACGAAACGATCCAGTGGCTGATGTTCCAGATGGGGGCCGTCGGCCCGATGTTCGGCCAGTTGGGCTTTTTCCACCGCTTCGCCGGTCGCGAATATGAGGACAAGCGCCCGCGCGATCGCTACGTCGCCGAATCCCGTCGTCTGCTGGGCGTGCTGGAGACGCGGCTGGCCAACGAGGGCGGCGCGCCCCGCGACTGGATCGTCGGCGACTATTCCATCGCCGACATCGCCACCCTGGGCTGGGTCCGCAACCTGATCGGCTTCTATGAGGCGGGCGATATCGTGGGGTTCAAGGATTTCCCGCACGTCGCCGCGTGGCTGGAGCGCGGGCTGGCCCGGCCGGCTGTGAAACGCGGGCTTGAGATTCCGTCACGAACATGA
- a CDS encoding DUF1508 domain-containing protein encodes MAHKFEVYKDKAGEYRVRFKYNSEIIFSTEGYSDKSGAKRAIESIKKHVGDAPVEDA; translated from the coding sequence ATGGCGCACAAGTTCGAAGTCTATAAGGACAAGGCGGGCGAATACCGCGTCCGCTTCAAATACAATTCCGAGATCATCTTCTCGACCGAAGGCTATTCCGACAAGTCGGGCGCCAAACGGGCGATCGAATCGATCAAGAAACATGTCGGCGACGCGCCGGTCGAGGACGCATAA
- the galU gene encoding UTP--glucose-1-phosphate uridylyltransferase GalU: MTSTPARLRKAVLPVAGLGTRVLPGTKTTPKELLNVVDRPILSYIVEEAREAGIEHIVFVTGRSKGAIEDYFDHQIELEAQLEAKGKTAILEMMNAELAKAGEMSFTRQMQPKGLGHAVWCARDIIGHEPFAVILPDVIVDGQPGALKQLVDVYAETGGNLVGVESVDIADAHKYGIVDPESRDGNRITMKGMVEKPAPGTAPSNLSIAGRYILQPEIFDLLATQERGAGGEIQLTDAMDRLMHQQSFTAVEYEGVTHDCGDKIGLLRANVALALKRPDLGEAARAAISALL, encoded by the coding sequence ATGACCTCCACGCCCGCGCGTCTGCGCAAGGCCGTACTGCCCGTCGCGGGTCTCGGCACACGGGTTCTGCCCGGCACCAAGACGACGCCGAAGGAACTGCTGAACGTCGTCGATCGACCCATTCTGTCCTACATCGTCGAAGAGGCGCGCGAGGCGGGGATCGAACACATCGTCTTTGTGACCGGCCGCTCCAAAGGCGCCATCGAGGACTATTTCGACCACCAGATCGAGCTTGAGGCCCAGCTGGAGGCCAAGGGCAAGACGGCCATCCTGGAGATGATGAACGCCGAACTGGCCAAGGCCGGCGAGATGAGCTTCACCCGCCAGATGCAGCCCAAGGGCCTGGGCCACGCCGTCTGGTGCGCGCGCGACATCATCGGTCATGAGCCGTTCGCCGTCATTCTGCCGGACGTCATCGTCGATGGTCAGCCGGGCGCGCTGAAACAGCTGGTCGATGTCTATGCCGAAACCGGCGGCAATCTGGTCGGCGTCGAATCCGTCGACATCGCCGATGCCCATAAATACGGCATCGTCGATCCCGAAAGCCGCGACGGCAACCGGATCACCATGAAGGGGATGGTCGAAAAGCCCGCCCCGGGCACGGCGCCGTCCAATCTGTCCATCGCGGGCCGCTACATCCTGCAGCCGGAAATCTTCGATCTGTTGGCGACGCAGGAGCGGGGCGCCGGCGGCGAGATCCAGCTGACCGACGCCATGGACCGGCTGATGCATCAGCAGAGCTTCACCGCCGTCGAATATGAAGGCGTGACCCACGACTGCGGCGACAAGATCGGCCTGTTGCGCGCCAATGTCGCCCTGGCCCTGAAACGCCCGGATCTGGGCGAAGCGGCGCGGGCGGCGATTTCGGCCCTGCTTTAA
- a CDS encoding DUF3597 family protein — protein MGIFSSIWNKITNHKPAAAPAPAPTAAPAGAAPTAAPAALPPVDVEAVLSGLAANKGGGGNWRTSIVDLLKLLDLDSSLSARKELAEELNVHAGEHGSAEQNIALSKAVWRKLAENGGQVPASLRD, from the coding sequence ATGGGCATCTTCTCTTCGATCTGGAACAAGATCACCAACCACAAGCCTGCGGCGGCTCCGGCCCCTGCACCGACCGCCGCGCCGGCAGGCGCTGCGCCGACTGCTGCGCCCGCGGCCCTGCCGCCTGTCGACGTCGAAGCCGTTCTGAGCGGTCTGGCGGCCAACAAGGGCGGCGGCGGCAACTGGCGCACCTCGATCGTCGATCTGCTGAAGCTGCTCGACCTCGATTCCAGCCTGTCTGCCCGCAAGGAACTGGCCGAGGAGCTTAACGTCCACGCTGGGGAACACGGCTCGGCCGAACAGAACATCGCCCTGTCCAAGGCGGTCTGGCGCAAGCTGGCCGAAAACGGCGGCCAGGTCCCGGCCTCGCTGCGCGACTAA
- a CDS encoding benzoate/H(+) symporter BenE family transporter — MTTPRLPPPASFSAAAVATVIGFGGTVALVVQAGQVLGASPNQIISMVTALCLGIGLPGMLLSWRFRMPVVLAWSTPGAALLAASTLGLGWANAVGAFVFAALLMVLTGLLPVLGRLAQRIPASVASAMLAGVLLPFVLRLFKVAPEEMGLAVGLLAVFIVTRRIWPAWALPAVLVVAFAALGFRGEIGLPPGTGLFGGLSPVMPAFDWTVAVSLGLPLFLVTLASQNLPGLVVLRAAGYEPSANRLIFATGLTSLIAAPFGAHGVNLAAITAAICTGPDAHPDPAKRWIVGVIYGGFYVVVALFAAPLAGLFIAMPPAVLAIITGLALIAALTGALGAMLAKPDEREAAVLTFAATGSGVALFGIGSAFWGLVVGFAALAAMRWIRPTA, encoded by the coding sequence ATGACGACGCCGCGCCTGCCCCCGCCCGCCAGCTTCTCCGCCGCCGCCGTGGCCACCGTCATCGGCTTCGGCGGCACGGTCGCTCTGGTCGTCCAGGCGGGTCAGGTGCTGGGGGCCAGCCCCAACCAGATCATTTCGATGGTGACGGCCCTGTGTCTGGGCATCGGCCTGCCGGGGATGCTGCTGAGCTGGCGGTTCAGGATGCCGGTCGTGCTGGCCTGGTCGACGCCGGGTGCGGCTCTGCTGGCGGCCTCCACGCTGGGTCTGGGGTGGGCCAACGCCGTCGGGGCCTTCGTGTTTGCGGCCCTGTTGATGGTGCTGACGGGGCTGCTACCCGTGTTGGGGCGGCTGGCGCAGAGGATACCGGCATCCGTGGCCTCGGCCATGCTGGCGGGCGTGCTGCTGCCGTTCGTGCTGAGGTTGTTCAAGGTCGCGCCGGAAGAGATGGGCCTGGCGGTCGGACTGCTGGCCGTCTTCATCGTCACGCGGCGGATCTGGCCCGCCTGGGCCCTGCCTGCCGTGCTGGTCGTCGCCTTTGCGGCGCTGGGTTTCAGGGGGGAGATCGGCCTGCCGCCGGGGACAGGCTTGTTCGGCGGTCTGTCCCCGGTCATGCCCGCCTTCGACTGGACAGTCGCGGTCAGCCTGGGTCTGCCGTTGTTTCTGGTCACCCTGGCCTCGCAAAACCTGCCGGGACTGGTGGTGTTAAGAGCCGCCGGATATGAGCCGTCCGCCAACCGCCTGATCTTCGCCACAGGCCTGACCAGCCTGATCGCGGCTCCGTTCGGGGCCCACGGCGTCAATCTGGCCGCCATCACCGCCGCCATATGCACCGGGCCGGACGCCCATCCTGATCCAGCGAAACGATGGATTGTCGGGGTCATCTATGGTGGGTTTTATGTGGTGGTGGCGCTGTTCGCGGCGCCTCTGGCCGGACTGTTCATAGCCATGCCGCCTGCGGTGCTGGCGATCATAACGGGCTTGGCCCTGATCGCCGCCCTGACCGGGGCGCTGGGGGCCATGCTGGCCAAGCCGGACGAGCGGGAGGCGGCCGTCCTGACCTTCGCCGCCACGGGATCGGGCGTCGCCCTGTTCGGGATCGGCTCCGCCTTCTGGGGGCTGGTCGTGGGGTTCGCCGCCCTGGCGGCGATGCGCTGGATCAGACCGACGGCCTGA
- a CDS encoding enoyl-ACP reductase translates to MPTGDLMKGKKGLIMGVANSSSIAWGIASQLAAQGAELAFTYLGESLERRVRPLAESVGARLLIQADVTDDASMDKAFEELEKEFGTIDFVVHSVAFANKDELKGSFVDNTTRDSFLLAMNISAFSFVDVAKRSARLMPNGGSMITLTYLGSERVIPNYNTMGVAKAALEAATRYIARDLGPKNIRVNAISAGAMRTLSLAGISGGRGLHSKSAQFSLIKEETSMEGVAGAALWLCSDLGRSTTGEVVHVDAGFHAVGLPEDIEA, encoded by the coding sequence ATGCCCACCGGAGACCTCATGAAGGGCAAGAAGGGCCTGATCATGGGGGTCGCGAACTCCAGCTCCATCGCCTGGGGCATCGCATCGCAACTGGCCGCCCAGGGCGCCGAACTGGCCTTCACCTATCTGGGTGAAAGCCTGGAGCGCCGCGTGCGCCCCCTGGCCGAAAGCGTCGGCGCTCGCTTGCTTATCCAGGCCGACGTCACCGACGACGCCTCGATGGACAAGGCGTTCGAGGAACTGGAGAAGGAATTCGGCACGATCGACTTCGTCGTCCACTCGGTCGCCTTCGCCAACAAGGACGAGCTGAAGGGTTCGTTCGTCGACAACACCACGCGCGACAGCTTTCTGTTGGCCATGAACATCTCGGCCTTCAGCTTCGTGGACGTGGCCAAGCGTTCGGCCAGGCTGATGCCCAACGGCGGCTCGATGATCACCCTGACCTATCTGGGGTCGGAACGGGTCATTCCGAACTACAACACCATGGGCGTGGCCAAGGCCGCGCTGGAGGCCGCGACCCGCTATATCGCGCGCGACCTGGGACCGAAGAACATCCGCGTCAACGCCATCTCGGCGGGCGCCATGCGCACCCTGTCGCTGGCGGGGATTTCGGGCGGACGCGGCCTGCACTCCAAGTCGGCGCAGTTCTCGCTGATCAAGGAAGAGACCTCGATGGAGGGCGTCGCGGGCGCGGCCCTGTGGCTGTGCTCGGACCTGGGCCGGTCGACCACGGGCGAAGTCGTCCACGTCGATGCGGGCTTCCACGCCGTCGGCCTGCCGGAAGACATCGAAGCCTGA